Proteins from one Staphylococcus saprophyticus subsp. saprophyticus ATCC 15305 = NCTC 7292 genomic window:
- the dltA gene encoding D-alanine--poly(phosphoribitol) ligase subunit DltA: MKDIVYSLIENEKNYPDQIAIRHNDETINYRELNQYTNGLAELIKDSQSPLIVYGHMSPYMIVGMLASLKAGCGYVPIDVSMPEDRISSIIEKVEPDYILNTTESLLDIKHNHIFDLNIFNDMDTSIKFNALIEDKNIAYTIFTSGSTGEPKGVQIRYDSLNQFTQWMVDLNQLGENQQWLNQAPFSFDLSVMAIYPCLATAGTLNLVDKAMINKPKLLNQMLEATRINVWVSTPSFMEMCLMLPNLSENQYDSLKEFFFCGEILPHRTAKTLLQRFPSAYIYNTYGPTEATVAVTSIRITEDIINQYNPLPVGVPRPGTILSLAENDELVITGQCVSAGYVKDEMRTKAVFKTSNGQPSYYTGDKATKKHEQWFINGRIDFQVKFNGYRMELEEIEFQLRQVNVIKEAVVVPIYKNSKVVQLQGVVILNEEVDIDAEQAMIHNIKQALKKSIPDYMIPKKIIFKDKFPLTANGKLDRKQIAEDIQA; the protein is encoded by the coding sequence ATGAAAGATATTGTATATTCATTAATTGAAAATGAAAAGAATTACCCCGACCAAATTGCAATAAGACATAATGATGAAACAATCAATTATCGAGAACTTAATCAATATACGAATGGACTAGCAGAATTAATAAAAGACAGTCAAAGTCCATTGATCGTATATGGACATATGTCGCCTTATATGATTGTAGGGATGCTTGCAAGTTTAAAAGCAGGTTGTGGTTATGTACCCATAGATGTTTCAATGCCTGAAGATCGAATTAGTTCTATTATTGAAAAAGTAGAACCTGACTATATTTTAAATACGACAGAAAGTTTATTAGACATAAAACATAATCATATTTTTGATTTGAATATATTTAATGACATGGATACATCTATTAAATTTAATGCGCTGATTGAAGATAAAAATATTGCTTATACGATTTTTACTTCTGGTTCAACAGGTGAACCTAAAGGTGTACAAATTCGTTATGATAGTTTAAATCAGTTTACGCAGTGGATGGTCGACCTCAATCAATTAGGTGAAAACCAACAGTGGTTAAATCAAGCGCCTTTTTCATTTGATTTATCAGTAATGGCGATTTATCCATGTTTAGCTACGGCAGGCACGTTAAATTTAGTAGACAAAGCAATGATTAATAAGCCTAAACTATTAAACCAAATGCTAGAAGCAACACGCATTAATGTATGGGTCTCAACGCCTTCATTTATGGAAATGTGTTTAATGTTACCAAATCTTTCAGAAAATCAATATGATAGTTTGAAAGAATTTTTCTTCTGTGGTGAAATTTTGCCACATAGAACGGCAAAAACGTTATTACAGCGATTCCCATCTGCGTATATTTACAATACATACGGGCCTACTGAAGCAACGGTTGCAGTTACAAGCATACGGATTACTGAAGATATCATAAATCAATATAATCCATTACCTGTTGGCGTACCGAGACCAGGCACAATATTGTCTTTAGCTGAGAATGACGAGTTAGTGATAACTGGTCAATGTGTGAGTGCTGGATACGTTAAAGATGAAATGCGCACTAAGGCGGTATTTAAAACATCCAATGGACAGCCAAGTTATTACACAGGTGACAAAGCAACGAAGAAGCATGAGCAATGGTTTATCAATGGTCGCATAGATTTTCAAGTTAAATTTAATGGTTACCGTATGGAATTAGAAGAGATTGAATTTCAATTACGACAGGTTAATGTAATAAAAGAAGCGGTTGTTGTTCCAATTTATAAAAATAGTAAAGTTGTGCAATTGCAAGGTGTAGTCATTTTAAATGAGGAAGTAGATATCGATGCTGAACAAGCTATGATACATAACATTAAACAAGCGCTTAAAAAATCAATTCCAGATTATATGATTCCTAAAAAAATAATATTTAAAGATAAATTTCCATTAACGGCAAATGGAAAATTAGATAGAAAACAAATCGCTGAGGATATACAAGCATGA
- a CDS encoding YutD family protein, whose translation MIKVNGQYFEIIEEYRACFEEETFANRYSDILDKYDFIVGDFGYDQLRLKGFYNDNNKKTELSKRFSTIQDYLLEYCNFGCPYFILRRIPESEIKTQLDESETTESDAILEEDKLHDVKIQPSIQQSEK comes from the coding sequence ATGATAAAAGTAAATGGACAATACTTTGAGATAATAGAGGAATATAGAGCGTGTTTTGAAGAAGAAACATTTGCCAACAGATACTCAGATATTTTGGATAAGTATGATTTCATTGTTGGTGATTTTGGATATGACCAATTGAGATTAAAAGGGTTTTATAATGATAATAATAAAAAGACAGAGTTAAGTAAACGATTCTCAACAATACAAGATTATCTATTAGAGTATTGTAATTTTGGCTGTCCTTACTTTATTTTAAGACGTATTCCAGAAAGTGAAATTAAGACACAGTTAGATGAAAGCGAAACAACAGAAAGTGACGCGATACTTGAAGAAGATAAACTGCATGATGTTAAAATTCAGCCCAGTATCCAACAATCAGAGAAATAA
- a CDS encoding TIGR01457 family HAD-type hydrolase, whose protein sequence is MKNYKAYLIDLDGTMYKGNEEIDGAAQFISYLNNQNIPHLYVTNNSTKEPEEVASKLNTMGIVAQADEVVTSALATAEFIAEESPGATVYMLGGSGLSNALTAQGLVLKDDEFVDYVVVGLDEQVTYEKLSTATLGVRNGAKFISTNQDVSIPKERGFLPGNGAITSVVSVSTGVQPVFIGKPEPIIMNKALEILDLDRSDVAMVGDLYDTDIMSGINVDIDTIHVQTGVTTKEEIEKKSVPPTYTFKDLNEVIKELEK, encoded by the coding sequence ATGAAAAATTATAAAGCGTATTTAATCGATTTAGATGGAACGATGTATAAAGGGAATGAAGAAATTGATGGAGCAGCCCAATTTATTTCTTACTTAAATAATCAAAATATTCCACATTTATACGTGACAAATAATTCAACGAAAGAACCAGAAGAAGTAGCATCAAAATTAAATACAATGGGTATTGTCGCACAAGCTGATGAAGTTGTTACATCAGCTTTGGCAACCGCGGAATTTATCGCAGAAGAATCACCTGGAGCAACTGTATACATGTTAGGTGGAAGCGGGTTATCCAATGCTTTAACTGCACAAGGATTGGTACTCAAAGACGATGAATTCGTGGATTACGTAGTGGTTGGTTTAGATGAGCAAGTTACCTACGAAAAGCTTTCAACTGCAACGTTAGGTGTGCGAAATGGTGCTAAGTTTATCTCAACAAACCAAGATGTCTCTATACCAAAAGAGAGAGGATTTTTACCAGGTAATGGAGCGATTACAAGTGTCGTGTCAGTTTCGACAGGTGTCCAACCCGTATTTATTGGCAAACCAGAGCCGATTATTATGAATAAAGCCTTAGAAATTTTAGACTTAGACCGTTCAGATGTAGCGATGGTAGGAGATTTATATGATACAGATATTATGTCTGGTATTAATGTTGATATAGACACGATTCATGTACAAACTGGTGTCACAACTAAAGAAGAAATAGAGAAAAAATCAGTACCACCGACTTATACTTTTAAGGATTTAAATGAAGTGATTAAAGAACTTGAAAAATAG
- a CDS encoding bifunctional metallophosphatase/5'-nucleotidase, with the protein MKLTIYHTNDIHSHLHEYARITEYLAQERPKLKHPSLYLDIGDHVDLSAPVTEATMGIKNVELLNDAHCDLATIGNNEGMTISHDALNTLYDNAKFDVTCANVFDERGQLPNNISSSFIKVIDGVRILFVAATAPFTPFYRALDWVVTNPLEAIKDEISANEGAYDLLIIMSHVGVFFDEKLCQEIPEIDLILGSHTHHYFENGEFNHDVLMAAAGKYGYFLGEVTLEIEDNVVVHKEATIHPIEKLPEVETHFEAEGKALLSDAVIDYPIQLPRRTNMISQTSYMLAESLFEFTNADCTIINAGLIVQGIDGNQITEYDIHQMLPHPINAVRIKLSGQELKQVIIKSQKQEYLNEHAQGLGFRGDIFGGYILYNLGFIESESRYFINGEEIDNDGTYILGTVDMYTFGRYFPMLKDQAIDYLMPEFLRDIFKEKLLEY; encoded by the coding sequence ATGAAATTAACAATTTATCATACGAATGATATACACAGTCATCTACATGAATACGCACGTATCACTGAGTATTTAGCTCAAGAGAGACCTAAATTGAAGCATCCCTCGCTCTACTTAGATATAGGTGATCACGTTGATTTGTCAGCGCCTGTGACTGAGGCAACGATGGGTATCAAAAATGTTGAATTATTAAATGATGCACATTGTGATTTGGCTACGATTGGTAATAACGAAGGTATGACGATATCTCATGATGCATTAAACACATTATACGATAATGCAAAATTTGATGTGACTTGTGCCAATGTTTTTGATGAACGCGGTCAATTACCAAATAATATCTCTTCATCATTTATTAAGGTAATAGATGGTGTGCGTATATTATTTGTGGCTGCTACAGCTCCATTTACGCCGTTTTATAGAGCGCTAGACTGGGTTGTGACGAATCCATTAGAAGCAATTAAAGACGAGATAAGTGCTAATGAAGGTGCTTATGATTTATTAATTATTATGAGTCATGTAGGGGTCTTTTTTGACGAAAAGTTATGTCAGGAAATACCTGAAATTGATTTAATTTTAGGAAGTCATACGCATCATTATTTCGAAAATGGTGAATTTAATCATGACGTGCTTATGGCAGCTGCAGGTAAATATGGTTATTTCTTAGGTGAGGTTACTTTAGAGATTGAAGATAATGTTGTAGTGCATAAAGAAGCAACGATTCACCCTATAGAAAAGCTGCCTGAAGTAGAAACACATTTTGAAGCGGAAGGCAAGGCACTCCTTAGTGACGCTGTCATAGATTATCCTATCCAATTACCTAGAAGAACGAACATGATTTCACAAACATCTTATATGCTAGCAGAGAGTTTGTTTGAATTTACGAATGCAGATTGTACGATTATTAATGCTGGTTTAATTGTACAAGGAATTGATGGTAATCAAATTACAGAATATGATATTCATCAAATGTTACCGCATCCAATTAACGCAGTGCGTATTAAATTAAGTGGTCAAGAATTAAAGCAAGTAATTATTAAAAGTCAAAAGCAAGAATATTTGAATGAACATGCGCAAGGTTTGGGTTTTAGAGGTGATATTTTTGGCGGTTATATTTTATATAACCTTGGATTTATCGAATCGGAATCACGTTATTTTATCAATGGTGAAGAAATAGATAATGATGGCACGTATATCTTAGGAACAGTTGATATGTATACATTTGGTAGATATTTCCCAATGTTAAAAGACCAAGCCATAGATTACTTAATGCCAGAGTTTTTACGAGATATTTTCAAGGAAAAATTGTTAGAATATTAA
- a CDS encoding teichoic acid D-Ala incorporation-associated protein DltX produces MSKEMNKKPTYQKMKPWLLTLLYLAIFIALYLIYGSGDTHNNFIYNEF; encoded by the coding sequence ATGAGTAAAGAAATGAATAAAAAACCTACCTATCAAAAAATGAAGCCATGGTTATTAACATTATTATATCTTGCTATTTTTATAGCCTTATACTTAATTTACGGTTCTGGAGATACGCATAATAACTTTATTTATAATGAATTTTAA
- a CDS encoding DUF3055 domain-containing protein produces MIDMYLYDDDESAQVQFVGFVGEHSRYDLMLVQTNRHFGKTIVLNMQTNKFGIIGTDDLEEEGYIAHILGVSEIEGNEITAYLNEVIQ; encoded by the coding sequence ATGATTGATATGTATCTATATGATGATGATGAATCTGCACAAGTCCAATTTGTTGGTTTTGTTGGTGAACACAGCCGTTATGATTTAATGCTAGTTCAAACCAACCGCCATTTTGGGAAAACAATCGTCCTTAATATGCAAACAAATAAATTTGGCATTATTGGCACAGATGACTTAGAAGAAGAAGGCTATATCGCACATATTCTTGGTGTGTCTGAAATCGAAGGTAACGAGATTACAGCATATTTAAATGAAGTCATTCAATAA
- the dltB gene encoding D-alanyl-lipoteichoic acid biosynthesis protein DltB — MIPYGTFTFFLIAFIVLLPVIIMGLVGKRSRIYNGISTMVMIVLIFSSEKHNLFGLSFLSVQLINFILYILWQVAIIMFYWKSRAKNNTFSKFFVVIVLSILPLVVVKVMQSSWFGAAQLKLHENKVIEFIGFLGISYVTFKSVQLLMEIRDGSIKEVKVSKVFQFISFFPTISSGPIDRYKRFVKDEAKIPSSDQYQELLHKAIHYIMLGFLYKYIIAYLIQVYAINPLLLDFNSFTAKWLYMYAYSLYLFFDFAGYSLFAMAFSYLYGIQTPQNFKQPFKAKNIKDFWNRWHMSLSFWFRDCIYMRSLFFMSKKRLLKSQFTMSNIAFSLNFLIMGIWHGIEVYYILYGLYHAVLFIGYGYYEKWRKKHPPKWSNQFTALLSIIVTFHFVTFGFFIFSGKLF; from the coding sequence ATGATTCCATATGGCACATTTACATTTTTTCTCATAGCGTTCATTGTACTATTACCTGTCATTATCATGGGGTTAGTTGGCAAGAGAAGTCGAATTTATAATGGTATCAGTACCATGGTGATGATTGTTCTCATTTTTTCTTCAGAAAAACACAATCTTTTTGGACTATCATTTTTAAGTGTACAGTTAATTAATTTTATCTTATACATTCTCTGGCAAGTAGCCATTATCATGTTTTACTGGAAATCACGTGCAAAAAATAATACATTCAGTAAATTTTTTGTCGTTATTGTTTTATCGATATTGCCGTTAGTGGTTGTCAAAGTCATGCAAAGCTCGTGGTTTGGTGCAGCACAATTGAAATTACATGAAAATAAAGTTATTGAATTTATTGGCTTTTTAGGTATTTCATACGTCACGTTCAAAAGTGTACAACTATTAATGGAAATACGAGATGGTTCGATTAAAGAAGTTAAAGTATCGAAAGTATTTCAATTTATATCGTTCTTTCCAACCATTTCATCAGGTCCGATAGATCGTTATAAACGATTTGTTAAAGATGAAGCAAAGATTCCATCCAGTGACCAATATCAAGAATTATTACATAAGGCAATTCATTATATTATGCTTGGATTTTTATATAAATATATCATTGCCTATTTAATTCAAGTTTATGCTATAAACCCACTGTTGTTGGATTTTAATAGTTTTACTGCTAAATGGCTTTATATGTATGCGTATAGTCTGTACTTATTTTTTGACTTTGCTGGTTATTCTTTATTTGCTATGGCCTTTAGTTATTTATATGGAATACAAACACCGCAAAACTTTAAACAACCCTTTAAAGCAAAGAATATTAAAGATTTTTGGAATAGATGGCATATGTCATTGTCATTCTGGTTTAGAGATTGTATTTATATGAGATCGTTATTCTTTATGTCGAAAAAGAGATTGTTAAAAAGTCAGTTCACGATGTCTAATATTGCCTTTTCATTAAACTTTTTAATAATGGGAATTTGGCATGGCATTGAAGTTTATTATATTTTGTATGGCTTATATCATGCAGTTTTATTTATTGGTTATGGTTATTATGAAAAATGGCGTAAAAAACATCCGCCAAAATGGTCAAATCAATTTACGGCACTATTAAGTATCATCGTTACATTCCATTTTGTAACATTTGGCTTTTTCATCTTTTCTGGGAAATTGTTTTAA
- a CDS encoding sulfite exporter TauE/SafE family protein has product MLTIILLILIGGLSAVIGSLVGIGGGIIIVPTIVYLGVDNDLLHGITPQIAIGTSSVILIVTGLSSTLGYLKTKQVDVKNGSIFLFGLLPGSLIGSIISRYLTLESFNLYFGIFLILVAILLMVRNKIKPLKVFAKPQYEKTYVDGHGETYHYHVPPLVAFVATLFIGILTGLFGIGGGALMTPLMLIVFRFPPHVAVGTSMMMIFFSSVVSSAGHIVQGHVAWGYAIILIIASYFGAKLGVKINRSIQSNTVVTLLRAVMLIMGIYLIIKSFL; this is encoded by the coding sequence ATGTTAACAATTATATTATTGATTTTAATTGGTGGTTTGTCAGCGGTCATAGGCTCTTTAGTAGGTATTGGTGGCGGCATAATAATAGTTCCGACAATTGTATATTTAGGTGTGGATAATGATTTGTTACACGGCATAACACCTCAAATTGCTATCGGAACATCTTCTGTTATATTAATTGTAACCGGCTTATCTTCCACACTTGGTTATCTTAAGACAAAACAAGTTGATGTTAAGAATGGATCGATATTTTTATTTGGCTTACTACCAGGTTCATTAATTGGTTCAATCATAAGTCGTTATCTGACATTAGAATCATTTAATTTATATTTTGGTATATTTTTAATCTTAGTTGCCATCCTATTGATGGTAAGAAATAAAATTAAGCCTTTAAAAGTATTTGCGAAACCACAATATGAAAAAACCTATGTGGATGGTCATGGGGAAACATATCACTATCACGTACCACCATTGGTTGCATTTGTGGCTACATTATTTATTGGTATTTTAACAGGACTCTTTGGTATTGGTGGCGGTGCTTTAATGACACCACTAATGCTCATTGTATTTAGATTCCCACCGCATGTTGCGGTAGGTACGAGTATGATGATGATTTTCTTTTCAAGTGTTGTCAGTTCAGCAGGTCATATCGTACAAGGTCACGTAGCCTGGGGTTATGCAATCATCTTAATTATAGCAAGTTATTTTGGTGCTAAATTAGGTGTCAAAATTAATCGATCCATTCAATCGAATACTGTCGTTACATTATTGCGTGCAGTCATGCTCATAATGGGTATATATCTAATCATTAAATCATTTTTATAA
- a CDS encoding 2-hydroxyacid dehydrogenase, producing the protein MDKIIVTRKIPQPFIEQLEALGQVEMWDESLIPMPRAQFLDAIKDATACFITLSEKIDEEALEAAPNLKIIANMAVGFDNIDIDLVNNKGIIATNTPSVLTETTAELGFTLMLAVARRIVEAEKYVQNGEWQSWGPYLFAGKDLSNANVGIYGMGDIGKAFARRLKGFNTKIMYHNRSRHEDAEKELGALYVPFDTLLEHSDFIICTAPLTKETQNKFNATAFKKMKNDAIFINIGRGAVVDEQALIAALENGDIAACGLDVLREEPIDMKHPLLAMANAVIVPHIGSASVITRNRMIQLCVDNIRLVLNNLHPKTPIK; encoded by the coding sequence ATGGATAAAATCATTGTTACTCGAAAAATTCCGCAACCTTTTATAGAACAATTAGAAGCGCTTGGACAAGTAGAAATGTGGGATGAGTCACTTATTCCGATGCCTAGAGCGCAATTTTTAGATGCCATCAAAGATGCAACGGCTTGCTTTATAACTTTGAGTGAAAAAATAGATGAAGAAGCCCTGGAAGCAGCACCTAACCTGAAAATTATTGCAAATATGGCAGTTGGTTTTGACAATATTGATATTGATCTCGTAAATAATAAAGGTATTATCGCAACGAATACACCGAGTGTCTTAACTGAAACGACTGCAGAATTAGGATTCACATTAATGTTGGCAGTAGCAAGACGAATTGTAGAAGCTGAGAAATATGTTCAAAATGGCGAGTGGCAAAGTTGGGGCCCATATTTGTTTGCGGGCAAAGACTTGAGTAATGCGAATGTGGGTATTTATGGCATGGGTGATATTGGTAAAGCTTTTGCTAGAAGATTAAAGGGCTTTAATACTAAAATCATGTATCATAATCGCTCTAGACATGAAGATGCCGAAAAAGAGTTAGGGGCATTGTATGTACCATTTGATACATTATTAGAACATAGCGATTTTATAATATGTACAGCACCACTCACAAAGGAAACTCAAAATAAATTTAATGCTACAGCATTTAAAAAAATGAAAAACGATGCGATTTTTATCAACATAGGACGCGGCGCAGTTGTCGATGAACAAGCACTAATCGCTGCTTTAGAAAATGGTGACATCGCAGCTTGTGGTTTAGATGTTCTACGTGAAGAACCGATAGATATGAAACATCCACTCTTAGCGATGGCTAATGCCGTGATTGTACCTCATATTGGTAGTGCGTCTGTAATAACAAGAAATCGTATGATTCAACTATGCGTTGATAATATTCGATTAGTATTAAACAATTTACATCCTAAAACACCAATAAAATAA
- a CDS encoding DUF72 domain-containing protein, protein MINIGLTGWGDHDTLYEDLQRKTDKLITYASHFPIVELDATYYAIQPERNIRKWIKETPERFEFIVKIHQALTLHADFHDYAETRQSLFDQFKDMLQPLMDESKLAMILVQFPPWFDCTVPNITYIRYVREQLKDFPICVEFRHQSWFNDQFKEETLAFLTQQRIIHAVCDEPQAGQGSIPLVNRITHEKAFVRYHGRNVHGWTKKDMTDEAWRDVRYLYDYSESELQDLVNKVKVLEHKAKKIYVVFNNNSGGHAAQNAKTYQRLLGIDYEGLAPQQLKLF, encoded by the coding sequence ATGATAAATATTGGATTAACAGGTTGGGGCGACCACGATACATTATATGAGGATTTGCAACGAAAAACAGATAAATTAATTACATACGCAAGTCACTTTCCAATAGTGGAACTTGATGCAACTTATTATGCCATACAACCTGAAAGGAATATAAGAAAGTGGATTAAAGAAACACCAGAACGCTTTGAATTTATTGTTAAAATACATCAAGCACTAACACTTCATGCTGATTTTCATGATTATGCAGAAACAAGACAAAGCCTTTTTGATCAATTTAAGGATATGTTACAACCGCTAATGGATGAAAGTAAACTCGCTATGATATTAGTTCAATTTCCACCATGGTTTGATTGTACCGTACCGAATATTACATATATAAGATACGTGCGAGAACAATTAAAAGACTTTCCGATATGTGTCGAGTTTAGGCATCAATCGTGGTTTAATGATCAATTTAAAGAAGAAACATTGGCGTTTTTAACGCAACAACGCATCATCCATGCTGTTTGTGATGAACCACAAGCAGGTCAAGGGTCTATACCGCTCGTCAATAGAATCACGCATGAAAAAGCATTTGTACGTTATCATGGGCGGAATGTTCACGGGTGGACGAAAAAGGACATGACCGACGAGGCATGGCGCGACGTGAGATATCTATATGATTACAGTGAATCTGAACTACAAGATTTAGTGAATAAAGTTAAAGTATTAGAACATAAAGCCAAAAAAATTTATGTTGTATTTAATAATAATTCTGGTGGTCATGCAGCACAAAATGCTAAAACATACCAACGCTTGTTGGGCATAGATTACGAAGGATTAGCACCACAGCAATTAAAATTATTCTAG
- the lipA gene encoding lipoyl synthase, whose amino-acid sequence MATKNEEILRKPDWLKIKLNTNENYTGLKKMMREKNLHTVCEEAKCPNIHECWGERRTATFMILGAVCTRACRFCAVKTGLPNELDLDEPERVAESVELMNLKHVVITAVARDDLRDAGSNVYAETVRKVRERNPFTSIEILPSDMGGDYDALETLMASKPDILNHNIETVRRLTPRVRARATYDRTLEFLRRSKELQPDIPTKSSLMVGLGETHEEIYETMDDLRANDVDILTIGQYLQPSRKHLKVEKYYTPLEFGKLRKVAMDKGFKHCQAGPLVRSSYHADEQVNEAAKERHRIGEEKLGNEIGTDTNN is encoded by the coding sequence ATGGCTACTAAAAATGAAGAAATTTTACGTAAACCAGATTGGTTAAAAATAAAACTAAATACTAACGAAAATTATACTGGTCTTAAGAAAATGATGCGCGAAAAGAATTTACATACAGTTTGTGAAGAAGCAAAGTGTCCTAATATACACGAGTGTTGGGGTGAGCGTCGTACTGCAACATTTATGATTCTTGGTGCAGTTTGTACACGAGCTTGTCGTTTCTGTGCAGTTAAGACTGGTTTACCTAACGAATTAGATTTAGATGAGCCAGAACGCGTGGCAGAATCTGTAGAGTTAATGAATTTAAAACATGTTGTTATTACTGCAGTTGCGCGTGATGATTTAAGAGATGCAGGTTCAAATGTATACGCTGAAACAGTGCGTAAAGTACGTGAACGTAATCCATTTACATCAATTGAAATCTTACCTTCAGATATGGGCGGAGATTATGATGCATTAGAAACATTAATGGCATCAAAACCGGATATCTTAAACCATAACATCGAGACAGTTCGCCGTTTGACACCGAGAGTTCGTGCTAGAGCGACTTACGATCGTACATTAGAGTTCTTGAGACGTTCTAAAGAATTACAACCTGATATTCCTACAAAATCAAGTTTAATGGTGGGATTAGGTGAAACACACGAGGAAATTTATGAAACAATGGATGACCTTCGTGCTAATGATGTGGATATTTTGACAATAGGTCAATATTTACAACCTTCACGTAAACACTTAAAAGTTGAAAAATATTACACACCTTTAGAATTTGGTAAATTAAGAAAAGTAGCAATGGATAAAGGTTTTAAACATTGCCAAGCTGGTCCACTTGTAAGAAGTTCTTATCATGCAGATGAACAAGTAAATGAAGCTGCAAAAGAAAGACACCGCATCGGAGAAGAAAAACTTGGTAATGAAATTGGTACAGATACGAATAACTAA
- a CDS encoding DUF86 domain-containing protein, translating to MYFVNKEQLNTKLNYLQQLIQDYPSHKDNHYAFERIAQMFIESAVDIGNMIIDGFILRDPGNYKDVIDILALEKVISKDTQHQINQTVDVRKQFVHYYDELNTTTLIPIFDEAVPFYQSYIDEVIQFLKNENVPITAFGKKGE from the coding sequence ATGTATTTTGTTAATAAAGAACAATTGAATACTAAATTAAATTATTTACAACAATTAATTCAAGATTATCCTAGCCATAAAGATAATCATTATGCATTTGAACGTATTGCGCAAATGTTTATTGAATCAGCGGTAGACATTGGTAATATGATTATAGACGGCTTTATACTTAGAGATCCTGGTAATTATAAGGATGTTATAGATATTTTAGCGTTAGAAAAAGTGATATCTAAAGATACACAACATCAAATTAATCAAACCGTTGATGTAAGAAAGCAATTTGTTCATTATTATGATGAACTTAATACGACGACATTGATACCCATCTTTGATGAAGCAGTGCCATTTTATCAAAGTTATATTGATGAAGTAATTCAGTTTTTAAAAAATGAAAATGTTCCAATCACAGCTTTTGGTAAAAAAGGAGAATAA